The genomic segment TGCCGGTCAGGCCGTTCTTCTCGGGCTTGGGGGCCAGGAGGCAGGTCGCGTTCTTGTGGCCCTTGACCCGCGGCCCGTCGCGGAAGATGCCCAGCAGTTCGTACAGCTGTGCATAGGACCTATTCAGCTCGCGGGCGCCCGCGCGGTTCTTCATCCGCATGATCTGGATCTCGGCGACGGTGCCGTGCTCCTCGGAGTGGTACGTGCGCCCGGCCAGACCCTCGATGCGCAGTTTCTCCAGCGCCCGCTCACGCTCGCGCCGCTGCTTCGCGGGGAGGTCGCGCCCGCTCTCCTTGATCACCGCGCGGGCGTCCTGGCCGGTGAGGACGTAGTCGTTGCCGAACTCACCGATGTCGGGCCCCGGGGCGTGGTCCGGCGGCATCGGCAGCAGCCGGCCGGCGAGGGCCGGGGCGTCGCCGGGCTTGCCGGTCTTGCCGGTGCCGGACTCGCTCTTCTCGGCCTTCCCCTCCGCTCCGTCCTGCTCGGGCTCGTCGGGCTCGTCGGGGTCGGCCCACACCACGGTGGGCGCGGTCCGGTCGGCCGCGTCGAGCTTCTGCACGGCGTAGACCGTGCCGCTCCCCACCGCGCCGAGGCACAGGAGGACGGCCAGGCCGGTGGTGAGGGCCCGGCGGCCCGGGCGGCGCGAGCGGCCCGGAGGGGTGGAAGACGGGGCGCCGGCGGGCGGCGGGGCCGCGGCCGGTACCGGTTCCGCGGCGGGGGGCATGGGGCCGGGCGGGGTCACGGCGTCGTTCACAGTCGCTCCAGTTGCCGCTCGGCGAGGGACATGATCGTGCCGCGGCTGACGGCCTTCGGGCTGTTGACGAAGATCTCCATCACGATGTCGCCGCGGCGGGCGAGGGCCCGTGCCGTGTACATCGGCAGGTAGCCGGCCTCGGCGTGCGGCCGGTCGTAGACGTAGACGCGGCCCGAACCCGTCCCCGGAATCGGGTCGCCGTCGTTGCCGGCGAACTTGTCGTCGCTCATGTACGCCTGCTGGCCTTCGAGGAAGTCCGCGGAGTACGCGTTCTGGGTGTCCCGGAACTGGATGAGCCGGATGGAGACGAAGGCACCGTCGCTCCGTTCCCAGTCGATGGCCGCGGCGCGGCGGAAGGTGTCCTGGGTGAGCCCTTCGAACATGCCCGCGGGGTGCTCGTAGCCTTCCGCGTAGCGGGCCGGCGGCATCCAGTCCCCGTCCGGTGCGCCGGAGGGGATCTGCGCGCCCTTCGGCTTCTTCAGCAGCAGCTTGCGCAGGTCGCCGCCGGTGCGCACGATCCGGTCCTCGCGTGCCGACAGCGGCTCGGGGCCGTCCTTGCCGCCGGCCGCGGCGGACTGCGGTTCCGGTGCGCTCCGGACGGCCTGGGAGAGCGGCGGGAGCGGGGTCGGCGGCCGGTCGTACTGGACGGTGTAGCCGATGACGACGCCGGTGAGCACGCCGAGCGCCGCCGCTCCGGCGATCAGTGCCGCGGTACGGCCCCGTGGCCGGGGCGGCCGGGGGGAGTGGGCGGGGGCGGCGGTCTCCGGCAGCGGCTCCGCGGGTGAACCCTCCCGCTCCGCCGGTGGCGCGGCCGGGGCGGCCGGCGCGGCCGGGGGTTCCGTGGGGGGACCGGCGGACGGTCCGGTGGGTGGTCCGGTGGGTGGAATAGGTGGCACGAGCCCCTCGCATACGGGGGTGGAGCAGCGCGCACGGACCCGGTCCGAGGGTCCACCCCTCTTGATCGTTGTACGGGCCCTGACAAGCGACCGCGGCAAACGGTTGTACGGGGCGGGGTCCTAGAGTGAACGCATGGCGAAGAAGCTCGTGATCAAGGTGACGGCCGGGGCGGACGCGCCCGAGCGGTGCTCGCAGGCGTTCACGGTGGCCGCGGTCGCCGTGGCCAGCGGGGTGGAGGTCTCCCTCTGGCTGACCGGGGAGTCGGCCTGGTTCGCGCTGCCGGGGAAGGCGGCCGAGTTCGAACTGCCGCACGCCGCTCCGCTGCCGGACCTGCTCGACGCGCTGCTCGCGGGCGGCCGGGTCACGCTGTGCACCCAGTGCGCGGTCCGCCGCGGCATCGAGGAGAAGGACACCCTGGAGGGCGTGCGGATCGCGGGCGCACAGGTGTTCGTCAGCGAGGCCATGGCGGACGACACTCAGGCGCTCGTCTACTGACGGCCGGAGACGGCCGGAGACCGCCCGGACGCTCACCGGGCCGTGGGCGTCAGCCGCGGCCGTGGCGGTCCAGCTCCCGCCACCAGCGGTCCGACTCCGGGTCACCGGACTCGTCCCACCAGCGGTCCTCGGGGCCGCGCCGGTTGGCGACGATCGCGGCGACGGGCGGGATGGCCGCGGCGACCACGCACATGGCGATCGCGGCCGCCAC from the Streptomyces xinghaiensis S187 genome contains:
- a CDS encoding DsrE family protein, whose amino-acid sequence is MAKKLVIKVTAGADAPERCSQAFTVAAVAVASGVEVSLWLTGESAWFALPGKAAEFELPHAAPLPDLLDALLAGGRVTLCTQCAVRRGIEEKDTLEGVRIAGAQVFVSEAMADDTQALVY
- a CDS encoding DUF3099 domain-containing protein; its protein translation is MYARRRRSYFILMGACLTLFVTAWAVVRLWSVAAAIAMCVVAAAIPPVAAIVANRRGPEDRWWDESGDPESDRWWRELDRHGRG